The DNA sequence AAAAATTTAAAAAAAAATTGAGGATTTTTTTAAGAAAGTACCTTTTGAATGGGGTCAGAGCAATATAACAATGGTGTCAGAGTAAAAAACTTATGGTGCAGTGTTTCAAGCTTATGATAATAGTTATAATCGCAGGGTATTATTTTAGGGTCAGAGCAAAAGGAGTTTCAGATATTGGGAAATCTTTCAAGTTTATTACTAGTAACTATCGCTCAATTTTAAATATAAACACTGATAAACATTGAAGCACATATCATAATCAAATTAACATATTTGCATTTTTTTACCTCCACCTTATAGATAGAATATAAAAAAATGAATACAAAAAGCTTGACAAATAATGGCACAAAGGTTAATGGTTATTCATTCATTATATATTTATAGTTCAGAGGAGGCATTATGGGTGTCAGAGCAATTAAAAAAGTCACGGTTATAGGTGCAGGTGCCATGGGCAATGGTATAGCAGAAATTCATATTTTGAATGGATTTACCGTAACCATGGTAGATATTAAAGAAGAAGTATTACAAAAGGCTATCGACAAAATAAAAACAAATATTGCTTTTCTTGTTAATAAAGAAAAAATAACTCAGCAGGCCATGGATGAAGCCTTGTCGCGGCTTTCTATATCTACTGATATTGCAGCATCGGTACATAATGCAGATTGTATTATAGAAGCAGTGCCAGAGGTAATGGATTTGAAGAAAAATATATTTAAAACTGTATCAGATGCAGCACCTAAGGATGCAATTATAGCAAGCAATACTTCATCCCTGAGTATCAGTGAACTGGCTGAAGTGGTGTCAGAGCCCTCACGTTTTGCAGGTTTTCACTTTTTTAACCCTGTGAACCGCATGCGTCTAGTTGAAGTAATTTATGGCCAAAAAACCTCTGATGACACTATTGAAGCATTGATGGAGCTGGGAACAAAATTGGGAAAGGTTGCCATCAAAGTATTGCGTGACCGGCCAGGTTTCATTGTGAACAGAATTAATGCTCCGCTCCAACCTTTATGGAGCGCAATTTTGGATGAAGGGAAAATATCACCTGCAAGCATTGATACTGTAATGAAGAATCATGGCGCAAAAATGGGACCTTTTGAACTTATGGATTTTGTGGGACTGGATGTTATTTATAATGTGATGCAGTATTATAAAACCACTCTTTCACCTGAATGGGAACCCGGCAGGTTCATTAAAGATTGTATAAAGAAAAATGAATTGGGCATGAAAACAGGCAAAGGTATATACGTATGGCAGGGTGGCAAAGCAATTATAGATACATCAACTGTTACAGATTATATATTGCCAATTGATCCATTAGCAATCCAGCTTAATGAGTCGGTACGTGTATTAAAAGAAAAAGTGGCTGCCAGTGCTGAAGATATTGATAAAGGTCAGGAAGCAGGTATGAATCAGCCTGGACCTTTTAAAACAGCTATGAATGTTGATCATACGCTCCTAGCACAGCGATTACAATGGCTTAGTGACACATATAATTTGAGTTATATCAAACCCGAACCTGAAATTCTTGATGGAAGTTTTAGATCATTTTTGAAATGAACGCATGTTGAAACAAGTGTACCCAAACACTTTTATCTGGAGGAAGAATATGGACGTGCACAATTTTATTGTAACTGAGGTGAAGAATTCTATAGCGTATGTGTTTATTAACAGAACAGAAGTTATGAATGCACTCAACAGGGCATTATTAAACCAATTAGGAGATAGGATCGATGCTGTATGTAGTGATAGTGGGGTCAGAGCACTCATTATTGCTGGCAAAGGAGATCACTTTGCAGCAGGTGCGGACATTGTTGAAATGTCAAATCAGACGCCACATGAGGCATTAGCCTTTAGTTTTAACGATGTGTATAATCGGATTGAACAATTGCATATACCAACCTGTGCTGCAATAAGGGGATATGCGCTAGGAGGTGGGTTGGAGCTGGCGCTTGCATGTGATTTCAGAGTATGCCACACGTCTGCCCAGTTAGGACTTCCTGAAATAAAATTAGGCATTATTCCCGGTGCAGGTGGCACCCAGCGTTTGCCTCGCCTCATTGGATTGAGCCGCGCAAAAGAAATGATTTATAGCGGAGAGTTTATCACAGCCCAAAAGGCATATCAATGGGGTTTGTGCGATAGAGTAACTGATAATGATCCTATTGAAGAAGCTACAAACTTTTTACAATCTATTATCAAACGTCCTGTATTAGCATTACAGGCAGCTAAAAAAGCAATTATGTTTGGTGCCGATAGCTCCTTGCAAAAGGGCTTAGAGTTTGAGGCATTATCGTTTGGAGTATTGTTTTCAACTTATGACCAGAAAGAAGGCATGAATGCATTCATCGAAAAACGGAAACCTAACTTTAAAGGATATTAGAAGAGGAGGTTGTTTATGGAAAATAATGATGTTGTGATAGTTTCTGCATGCAGGTTAGCAATTGGCAAGTTTGGTGGAATGTATGCCACTATGAGTGCATTGGATTTAACAATTCCAGTAATGAAAGAACTTGTTGCACGTGCAAAAATAGATCCTGAGATAATTGATGATTGTATCTGGGGATGTAATTATCAAAAAACAAATGGCGAGAATAATCTTGCGCGTGTTGCTTTAGTAAAAGCTGGTCTTCCCATTACAGTGCCTGGTATAACTGTTCATAGAAACTGCACGTCATCTATGTCATCGGTACAATTGGGCTATTATCAGATAAAATCGGGTGAAGCAGATTGTATTGTAGCAGGTGGGACAGATAGCATGAGCAATGCACAGTACACAGTTGATAAGATGCGATATGGCACCCGCATAGGCCATACCGAAATTCGTGATTCAATGTGGGATTCACTTACAAACTTGGGTATAGGTCCTGCTATGGGTATAACTGCTGAAAATTTAGCAGCAAAGTACGCAATATCACGTAAAGAGCAGGATGAATTAGCATTGCTATCGCATAGAAGAGCCATTGCAGCAATTGACAGTGGATATTTTAAGGATGAGATAGTTCCTATTGAAGTTAAAATACAAAAAGATACAATCGTTGCACAGACTGATGAGCATCCTCGGCGTGATGTAACAATAGAAAAGCTATCAGCATTAAAACCAGCATTTAAAGAAGACGGTACTGTCACGGCAGGGAATGCATCAGGTATAAATGATGGTGCAGCTGGAGTGATTCTCATGTCAGCAAAGAAAGCAAAAGAATTGAAAGTGCCAATATTGGGTAGAATTATATCAACTGCAACTGCGGGTGTTGACCCGGATATTATGGGTATTGGGCCAGTACCAGCAAGCAGGAAGGCACTGGCAAAAGCAGGGTTATCATTAAAAGATATACACCTGGTTGAACTTAATGAAGCATTTGCTGCACAGTATTTGGCATGTGAAAAAGAATTAGGCCTTAACAGAGATATCACTAATGTAAATGGCAGCGGCATCTCATTGGGGCATCCAGTTGGCGCTACAGGTGTACGGCTTATTGTAACACTGGTACACGAAATGAAGCGAAGAAAAGTAAAATATGGCCTTGCCACATTATGTGCAGGAGGAGGTATGGGTACTGCTGTAATCATTGAGAACATATAACATAAAAGGGGGATCGGAATGCGCCCAAATCTTTTAGTGGATTCACGTGATGTAAGATTTATATTATTTGAAATGTTTGATATTTTACAACTTTCAAAGTTTGATATATATAAAGATTTTGATAGGGATACGTATGAGTCAGTTCTGGATTTAGCTGAAACTATTGCGATGGAAGAGATATATCCCGCAAATACTATTGCAGATAAAGAAGGAATAAAATTTGATCCGGATACTCACACTGTTGTGGTGCCACAAGTTTTTAAAAAAGCGATGCATGCATTTAATGAAGCGGGATTTACAGGTATAGCACAACCAATATCAAGTGGTGGAATGGGGATGCCCGAACTTATGTACCGCATGGCACTGGAGTATTTTTTGGCAGCAAGTATTTCATTTACTATTTATATAACGTTGTCAAATGGTGCCACTAATCTTGTTCGCATTTTTGGCAATGAAGAACAAAAGCGCCTGTATTTGGGAAATATGGTAAGCGGTAAATGGGGCGGCACAATGTGTTTGACTGAACCGCAGGCGGGCTCAGATGTTGGAGCTATAAAAACAAAAGCATATCGACAAAGTGATGGTACCTATTCAATTAAGGGACAAAAGATATTCATATCTTCGGGGGAGAATGACCTGTACGAGAATATTATTCATATGGTATTGGCACGAATTGACGGTGACCCTGATGGTACCAAAGGTTTGTCCTTATTCCTTGTTCCTAAAATACTGGTCAATTCTGATGGAACTTTAGGAAAGCGAAACGATGTCATATGCACAGGTGTTGAACATAAAATGGGTATTAAAGCTTCCGCAACCTGTACATTGAGTTTTGGGGATAATGATTGCTGTGTTGGATACCTGTTGGGGAATGAACGCGATGGCATCAAGAATATGTTTCACATGATGAACGAAGCTCGCCTTGACGTGGGGCTGGAAGGATTGGGTGTTTCAAGTGCAGCGTATATGCATGCTGTGCAGTATGCAAAGTTGCGAGTACAAGGCAAGACTATTTCTAAAAGTGAGCCAACAATCATAGGGCATCCAGATGTAAAGAGAATGCTTTTGTGGATGAAATCACATGTGGAAGCTATGCGAATGCTTGTTGCTCTTACTGCATTTAACATCGATATTTCAAGAACTCGGAATGACGAAATTGGAAAGAAAGCTCATGCTCTTGTTGAGTTTTTAATTCCTATCTGCAAGGCAGGGAATACTGATTTATCGTGGTTAATTACTGCAGAGGCTGTTCAGGTATTTGGAGGGTATGGATATTGTGGTGATTATCCTGTAGAACAATATGCGCGTGATGCAAAGATATTGTCAATATATGAAGGCACCAATGGCATTCAGTCAATTGATCTTGCAATGCGTAAAATTGTATCTGATGAAAAAAGGGAGCGTTATAATGCTTATAAGGAATATGCATACCAAGTTTTAAAAAATGCGGGGGCGATAGTACCTGATGCAATAATCAAAGAAATTGAAAAAGCAATCAAAGAAATGGATTCACTTATTGGTATCATTGAAGGCAAAGATGCTTCGGCGGTATTAAGTATAGCAACTCCTTTGCAGCAGGCATTCAGAATACTGACACATGGAATTTTACATGTACATTCAATGACCATTGCTATAAAGAAATTATCTTCGATTGTCAGAGAATATACATTGGGAGATGTTCCTGATGGTATAGACGATAACAATGAAGTAGCATTTTATTATGGTAAAGTTCTTTCTGCACAATTTTTTCTAAATATGGAATTTCCAAAATATTATAGCCTGCTTGATAGCATCCGCAATGAGAATGGCATTGTCATGAAAGCAAAGGCAGCAATTTTTACCGGAGTTCAGGAAGCATAATACAATGAAGTTGCATGAATCAGTATATATCCATAATGCCGATGTAACGCCGCGCGGAAAAAGAGCTCTCATCGTTGAAGGTGGAGGCATGCGCGGCGTTTTTTCTGCCGGTGTCCTTTTCGCTATGGGGTTAGGAGGAGTTACACAATTTGATCTGTACATAGGGGTATCGGCTGGTGCATGTAATTTGGCATCATTTCTTGGTCGGCAGTATGAACGCAATTTTTACATAATGGAAAAGTGGTCGGCTTCAAAGCGGTTTATCAATCCATTGCGGTTATTGTATGGCAATGTAATGGATTTAGACTGGCTATGGGATACTACTATCAGTAACTATCGCCTAAACTTAAAAGAAATATTTAAGGATACAACAAAAGAGTTCCTTATTGTGGTTACCTCAATGAATACAGGGAAGGCACTGTACATTAAGCCATGTGAAGATAATCTTGAATTTGTTTTGAAAGCTTCAAGTGCCTTACCAATTTTATATAGAAATACATTGTACATTGATGGGCACCGTGTAGCTGATGGTGGTGTAGGTGATTCAATTCCTGTTTTAGAAGCATACAAAAGAGGTGCTCGTGATATTGTCGTCATTCGTTCGCAGGGCAAGGGGTACAGAAAAAATAATATAAAGTTTAAGCCTATTTTAAAAATACTATTTTTACGCTATCCAGAATTTACTCATGCTTTGATGCAAAGGCATACGATGTATAATGCTGCGATTGAATTTATTGAAAAGCCACCGGGTGATGTACGGATTATAGAAGTGTGCCCGCCTGCTACATTCAAAACTAAGCGCACAACAACTCATACACAAAAACTTTTAAAAGATTATTATACAGGCATACAGGCTGGTTATGCACTATGCAGGTATTATAAACAATTTTTATAGAATGGAGGATTTATATGGAACGCATTTGGGAAAAATATTATGATTTCTGGTATCATCCCGTTAATTTATTGATCTTGTGGTAACGAAGCAAGTTCAGGATACCGTGCATTCACTTTGCTGTAGAAATCCTTTATAATCTGAAAATCAGCTTTCATATTACCAGTAGGATATACCACAGCCCCCACACCTCCTGATTTTGATTTGTAATCTAAAAATGCCAGAATTATAGGAACATTGGCTCCTACTGCAATATGATAGAAACCAGTTTTCCATTTTTCAACTTTTTTACGTGTTCCTTCTGGAGCTAATGCAATAGCAAATTTTTCATATTTTTTATATAAATCTATAGTTGCCTGTACGGTATTACTTGATACAGAACGATCAATAGGTATTCCACCTAAGAAACGGACAAGTGGTGCAAACGGGAAACGGAATAGCTGACTTTTAGCCATAAAATATATATCAACTTTGAATGCGAAAGCAAGTAAAATGCCATAAAATACATCCCAGTTTGATGTGTGAAAAGCTAAAATAGCCAGATATTGTGGCACATCAGGCAATGTCCCTACTTTTTTCCATCCTACCAGCATTCTTATTAGAAATGCAAGTATACGAAGTATATGTTTAATTATAGGAGTATTGAACATTGTGTACTGGATTCTTTTTTTTGTCATGGTAACTATCGCCCTTATTTAAAAAATTTTTTGGCGATTACACTATAGTATTGATAATAATACAATCATATTTTATGATGTAATGCAAAAAAAGTAGGATACAATATGAATTCATTCAACTGGAACTGCAGTGTACAGGAAGCCATTGAATTACAGAAACATCTTTCGCATAGTGTAATTGTAAAAGGAAAACCGGATAAAATAGAGTACATTGCTGGCATTGATGTTGCTCTGACCCCTTTGGGTGTTGGTTATTGTATTATTGCTGTTTTCAGCTTTCCTGAATTGAAGTTTTGTGAAGAAGTTTTTAGTTCTGGCCCAATTACATTTCCGTATGTTCCAGGGCTTTTATCATTCAGAGAAGGACCTCTGATAGTACAGGCGTATAAAAAGTTAAACATTAAACCAGATATCCTTATTTTTGATGGTCAGGGTATTGCTCATCCCAGACGTTTTGGTATTGCTTCGCATATTGGGGTGTTGCTTGATATCCCAGCAATAGGCTGTGCAAAATCACGGTTATGTGGTACATACAGTGAGCCTGGTATCAGTAAGGGAGACAGATCCTATCTTTATGACAATGGTGAGTGTATAGGTGTGGTATTGCGAACACGTACACGAGTAAAGCCTGTTTTTGTATCACCAGGAAATAAAGTTGGTATAGATGAAGCTGCAGACATTATACTGAAATGTACCGATAACTATCGTATACCAGTACCTACACGCTATGCACATTGTAGAGTGGGAGAGTATAAAAGAAATGCAGTTGATACCAATGAAAAAAATAGTTGATTTTTAAAAAATAATAACATGTTGTATGGATTACTTTAAATTATATATCATAAAGGTTTATAAATTATATACTATGCTATGTTTAATAATTTTTGAAAGTATAAAAGATTGCTATGAATGATAATTGAGGCAAGAATAATACACATTAATTTGTATTGATGGTGAATGTAATGAACCAAATACAATGTAATATTTGTAAAAAGATGTTCTGGGAAGAGAATATGATAGTTGGACATGGTATTAACCATGAAATAGAAGATTTAATCAGAAAGGATTATCCTGAATGGAATGATTTTTGCTGGATATGTAAAAATGATCTTAATGCTTTTAAAATAAAATATATTATGAATCTTATTGAAAGCGAAAAAGGAAGTATAGAAAATCTTGAAAGAGAGGTTATTCAAAGTATACAAGAAAATGATTTATTAACATTTAATACAAATTTGCCCAAAGAAAAGTTGAAGATTAGGGAAAGAATAGCAGATAAAGTTGCATCATTTGGTGGAAGCTGGAAGTTTATAATAATATTTATTTCTATTTTAGTAATGTGGATAGTTATTAACGGTTTCTATATTATTAATAAGCCATTTGATCCCTATCCATTTATATTATTAAATTTAATTTTATCATGTTTAGCTGCTTTGCAAGCACCAATTATAATGATGAGTCAGAATCGTCAGGAAATGAAAGATCGTATCCGTTCAGAGAATGATTATAAAATAAATTTAAAATCTGAAATTGAAATTAGAACCTTACATGAAAAAGTTGACCATTTATTGCTTGATCAATGGTCGAAAATGATGAAAATACAGCAAGTCCAACTGGAGATATTAGAAGAAATAAGTAATAAGTTTAAATGAGTAAACATTATCCTTTGCTTTATTCTATTACTGTAGTGGTAATTTGATTTAATATTGGTGAAATAATTGGTTAGCAGAATGAAAGGTTTATAGGGAATATCTTTTTTTGAAAGATTGTATAGTACTTTCCTAATATTCAATAAGAATATGATCAATTATTTAGCCTTGCCATGTAACAAATAATAATGGTGGTATTATATGAATGTATCTTTGACTAATGATTTTTCTTCTTATATCAATCAACTTATTTATTCGTGGCTCAAAACCTTGATCCTTCTTGGATCTGTTCTTGTTCCAGGGTTTTTGATCCTAGATTATGTTATAACTCCACATGAATTATTCCCGCGTTTTGTTGTATATAGAGCGGTATCCACAACACTGTTGATATTCCAGTATTTCATTTTGCGCATGTCAAAACCTGGCAGGTTTAATATAATACATGGCTATGCAGCAACGTTGAATACAGGTTTTGTTATTTCCCTGATGACTGTTGACTTGGGTGGTTTTGCTTCCAGTTATTATGCAGGGCTTAACCTGGTTATCATTGGTGTTAATCTGTTAATTCCATGGCCATTTATTCATTCTTTGATTAATGGACTTGTTGTGGTGAGCATGTATGTAGGGCTTAATATTATCGCAATAGATTCTATTGATTATATAAGTATGATAAATAATCTTTTCTTTATGATATCAACAGTAGTCATCACTGCTAGTTTTAGCTATTTACGCTTTAAACAGCTAAAAAGTGAATTTGATTTACGTGCACAGCTCACAAATGCTCAGGTTGATGAAATACAGGCTCTTGTGAATGTTGCTACAATTATCTCACGGGGTGACCTTACAGTTACTATTAGTACATCTTCGGGTGGTGCTGCTGGAGCGCTTGAGCAGGCATTCAGCGTCATGGTGGCAAACTTAAGGCAGGCAATACAGCAATTTAAAGAGCTTTCGCAAAATCTTACACTCTACAGTGATACAATTAAAGATAGCACCACCGCAATTCAAAAAGGTGTAGATGTACAGTTGCAGGTTACAAGCAATGCATCACATATAATTCAGAATATGACTCAGTGGTTTTCAAAAAATGCGCGCGAATCTGAAGATATACAAAAGCTGGCAAATAATGCAATACACGCTGCTACTGAAAGCAGCGCGTTGATGGATAAAGCAATTAAAAGCATGAACAGGATTGCACAGGTTGCAAAAATATCTTCACAGGAAGTTGAATCATTAAGCCAGTCCAGTAAAAGAATTCATGAAATAGCAGAAGCAATTGAGGAGATAGCTGACCAGACTAACCTTTTGGCACTCAATGCAGCTATAGAAGCAGCGCGGGCTGGAGAGCATGGACGAGGGTTTGCGGTTGTTTCTGACGAGGTAAGTAAATTAGCTGACCGTACAAGCAGAGCAACTAAAGAAATATCCACTATGACGGAGAGGATAATCAGAGATATTGCAAATACTGCAAGTGCCATGTTTGAAGTAAATAAAGAAGTTGAGACATCTTCTGCACTTATTACCAGTATGAACAGCCAGATGAATGAATTGGTGAACCTTGCGCACAAGTTTAATTCCTTAATTGCACATATTTCACAATCTTCAAAAGACCAGTCAGTGCTGATTGCTGATGCTGGAAAAACACTCCACAGTATAAATGCTGTTTCCGATGAGCTATCGCAACTTGTAAAAGATATTAATGGTATTGTAAACGGAATGTATGAGTTGATAGAGAAACTTGAAACTATGGTGAAGGAATTTAAAGTGTAATGTGAAATATTTTTTATTGACGAATATAAATATCAATTCTACAATTCAAAAAAATCACTTTTTTAATTGTTTGTAATATTTCCTTATTGCACAATCATATAGATTACTGTTTGTATATTTACAATAAGTTATAGCAATAGTCATTTCCAAAAATATTCTTTAACTGGTGCCATTCAATGGAACAAGAAACAATAGTAATAGCAGGATTGGGTTCGGCAGGGTATGCTGCGCTTGTTACGATAAAGCGTATTAATCCTAAAGCTCGTGTTGTTGTTATTGACCCTAAAGACAATGATATTGTTCATCCCTGTGGTTTGCCGTATGCGCTTGAGGGCATTGTAATTGATGAGCATCTCAAGCAGGATATTTTTTTGCACAGGATGAATGTTGAAAAGCGTAAGGGTATTGTGAAAAGTATTGATATTTCAAAAAAAGAAATTACTGTAGAGCAAGAAAATAGTAGTCATGTAGTTGCATACCAAAAAGCTATTTTGTGCACCGGTTACAGACCATTACTCCCGCCCATTATCAATGTTGAACAGTATATACACAATGGAGTATATACATTGAGCAGTCTATCCGATTTGCAAATGATAAAAAAGGAAATACATGAAAAAAAGCGGGCGATAGTTATTGGGGCAGGGGCTATAGGCCTTGAGGTTGCATATGCATTAAGAGTCTGTGGCATGGCTGTAACTGTAATTGAAGCAAAAGAAATTTTGTCACAAGCTGTTGATAGTGATATGGCTGAGATAGTAGAGCATTACTGTAGCAACCAAAGTATTCCCATTATAATGCATGCTCCAGTAACAGCATTGGAAAAGCATACGGAAGAATATATTGCAATAACTCCTGAAAAAGAATATACTGCCGACATTATCATTGTAGCTACCGGGTTTGCACCAAACTGTGATTGGGCTGTAAACTCTTCCCTTGCAACCAATAAAGATGGCGTAATAGTGAATGAACATCTGCAAGTACAACCGGATCTTTATGCTGCGGGAGATTGTATTAACAACTGGTCGGTTATAGATAAAAAGCCTTACCCGGTTAAATTGGCAACATCAGCATATAAGCAGGGAATTGTTGCTGCTGAAAATGTTATGGGAATAAATTCTGTATATCGTGGTACTGCAGGCACATTTGTAACAAAAATAGGTGATCTGGAGATTGCTGCAACAGGGTTTTCAACAAATGTTGCCAAGGAACGTGGCTTTTCTGTGATTGCAGGTAAAATTAGTGCTACAGTTAAACCAGAGTATTTTCCTATCAATGAACGTTTGACTTTTAAAGTACTGTGTGATACAAATGGAAAACTTATAGGTGCTCAGGCCATAGGCCATGGTGCATCTGCGCGTATCAACATAGTAAGCCTTGCTATAGAATATGGATTAACTATTGACGAACTTATGCGTTTTGAAATGGCGTATTGCCCTGCGGTTAGCGAAGTGAATGATATTTTGTTTAAAGCC is a window from the Spirochaetota bacterium genome containing:
- a CDS encoding FAD-dependent oxidoreductase, whose product is MEQETIVIAGLGSAGYAALVTIKRINPKARVVVIDPKDNDIVHPCGLPYALEGIVIDEHLKQDIFLHRMNVEKRKGIVKSIDISKKEITVEQENSSHVVAYQKAILCTGYRPLLPPIINVEQYIHNGVYTLSSLSDLQMIKKEIHEKKRAIVIGAGAIGLEVAYALRVCGMAVTVIEAKEILSQAVDSDMAEIVEHYCSNQSIPIIMHAPVTALEKHTEEYIAITPEKEYTADIIIVATGFAPNCDWAVNSSLATNKDGVIVNEHLQVQPDLYAAGDCINNWSVIDKKPYPVKLATSAYKQGIVAAENVMGINSVYRGTAGTFVTKIGDLEIAATGFSTNVAKERGFSVIAGKISATVKPEYFPINERLTFKVLCDTNGKLIGAQAIGHGASARINIVSLAIEYGLTIDELMRFEMAYCPAVSEVNDILFKACEFAKRRLK